A DNA window from Melospiza georgiana isolate bMelGeo1 chromosome 22, bMelGeo1.pri, whole genome shotgun sequence contains the following coding sequences:
- the VAMP3 gene encoding vesicle-associated membrane protein 3, translating into MSANVPGSSNMAAGSNRRLQQTQHQVDEVVDIMRVNVDKVLERDQKLSELDDRADALQAGASQFETSAAKLKRKYWWKNCKMWAILIGVVVIIIIIIIVWSVYS; encoded by the exons AT GTCGGCCAATGTCCCTGGGAGCTCAAACATGGCTGCTGGCAGCAATCGCCGGctgcagcaaacccagcacCAAGTGGATGAG gttGTTGACATCATGAGGGTGAACGTGGACAAGGTCCTGGAGCGGGATCAGAAGCTGTCGGAGCTGGATGACCGCGCTGatgccctgcaggcaggagcctcccagTTCGAGACCAGCGCGGCCAAGCTGAAGAGGAAGTACTGGTGGAAGAACTGCAAG ATGTGGGCAATATTGATAGGTGTTGttgtcattatcatcatcatcattattg TCTGGAGTGTGTATTCATGA